The Moorella glycerini genomic interval GGTATACCGGTAATATCTCTATCGATCCCGCTACCCATAGGCCTTTAGGGCTGTCCATGTGGATCATGAAAATCGATAAAGGCAAATACGTTAGCCTGGAGAAATACCTGCCTCCAGCCCAGAAATAAAATGACAGCCTGCAGAGGGGTGACCGGGTTATTCCGGTTTCCCCTCTGCAGGAAAATGAAGGAAGGGACGTCCATGCAACAGGTGATCAATGGAATCTCCGTGGGGGCCGTTTATGCCCTGATCGCTGTAGGCTTTGCCCTGGTCTACAATATCCTCAAGTTCAGCAATTTTTCCCACGGCGGTGTGATGACGGTAAGCGCCTATTTCGGTTATTTTCTGGCCAGCACCTTTCATCTCTCCCTTTTAGTAACGCTGGCGCTGACGGCTCTCTTTGGCGGCCTGTGTGCGGTCATTATCGAACTGGTGGCTTTCCGTCGCATTAGGAATAGTAATGGCCCCCTGATCTATTATTTTGTCAGTTCCATTACAGTGGGCATGTTGCTGGAAAATATCATTACTATTTTTAAGGGGTCAACCTTTTATGCCTATCCTGGCCTGGCCAGTAATACGGTAGTTAGAATGGGTAGTATTACTATTCCGGTAATGAACATGCTCATGCTGGTAATTTCCGGTATGATGCTCCTGGTATTGATGTGGGTGATTATGAAAACCTCCTTTGGCATTGCCGTACGGGCGGCTTCCTTTGATGTCAACACCAGCAAGCTGATGGGGATGAATACTTCCCAGATTATCTCCCTGGTTTTCTTTGTTTCCGGGTTCCTGGGCGGTATCAGCGGCGTTTTTTTAGGAATCAGCTACACCCTGTACCCCCAAATAGGCCAGATGGTGGTGAAGGGCTGGATAGCTTCGGTACTGGGCGGTCTGGGTAGCCTGGAAGGAGCTGTGCTGGGGGCCTTCATCCTGGGGATGGTAGAAGTTTATCTGGTTTCTACCGTAGGTGCCGGCCTTTCTTCCGTATTTATTTTTATCCTGACCCTGGTATTTCTCATGTTCCGGCCCCAGGGAATAGCCGGTAATGTAGTGAGAGATAAGGCTTAGGAGGGAGAGCATGACCCTGTTTACTTCCATGCTGAGCTTCGCCTTAATAACCCTCCTCGGCGTTTTAGGGACATTTCTGCTGACCGGGCTGACGGGATTATTCTCTTTCGGCCAGGCCTCCTTTATGGCCCTTGGCGCCTATATTTCGGGACTGGCAGTAATCAAGTTTAATGTCCCCTTTCCCCTGGCCATAATTATCGGTGTTGCCAGCGGCACCCTCTGTGCGCTGATTATCGGCATTCCTACCCTCAGGCTGAATCGGGATTTTTTCTCCCTGATTACCTTCGGTTTTGGCGAAGCTGTAGCAGGCCTGTTGAATTACTTTGTTAACGTCACCGGCGGCGCCATGGGCCTTTCGGGTATCCCGCCCAAAACAAACCTGTTAATGGTTGCTCTTTCTACTGGGGCTGTTATCTGGATGGTTAACAACTTCCGCAGGCTGAAATTTGGCCGCCAGTGCCTGGCCTTGAAAAACGACGAGCTGGCGGCGGCCGCTGTCGGTATTGATGTCTACCGCATCAAACTGCAGGTTTTTATTATCAGCGCCATAATTACCTCCTATGCCGGTGCTCTGTATGGTTTTCTTACCTCTTATGTGGAACCGGCGATGTTCGGCTGGACCAAATCGGCCGAGTGGGTGATCATGGTTTTTTTCGGCGGCGTCAACAGTTTGACCGGCGCGGTTGTAGCCGGTTTCTTGCTCAATATTTTGCCCGAAGTCCTGAGGTTTGCTTCCGAATGGAGAATCGCGGCTTATTGCCTTATTATTGTTGTTCTCCTGAACTTCAGGCCAACCGGGCTCTTTGACGAATATGAGCTCAGTTTCCGGCGCAAGCACTAACCGGCAGCCACAGCCCCCAAACCGGAAGTTAACTAATAGGAGGGACTGGTAATTGCTGCAAATATGTAACCTCAATAAAAACTTTGGGGGAGTAAAAGCCGTTCAAAATTTTAATATGGAAGTAGAGAAGGGGTCAATAACAGGTATCATTGGCCCCAACGGCGCCGGTAAAACTACTATTTTAAACCTGATATCGGGTATTTATAAAGCTGATGCCGGACAGATCTTTTTTAACAACAGGGATATTAGCAATATGAGACAGCACCAAATTGTCCGGCTGGGCATTTCCAGGACATTCCAAAATATCAGGCTGTTTAAAGGGCTTAATTGCCTGGATAACGTCAAAGCAGCCCGGGATTATTGTACCCCTTACAATCTCCTGGAGGCTTTATTGCAGCTACCTCGGGTGGCCAGAGCTGAAAGGGAACTGGAAAGGGTGGCCCGGGAATGTCTCGAACTGGTAAACCTGAGCCATTACGCTCCTGAGAAACCGGAAAACCTCCCTTACGGTTTGCAGCGTCGCCTGGAGATAGCCAGGGCCCTGGTTAATAAGCCGCGCCTGTTACTCCTGGATGAACCGGCAGCAGGCCTAAATCCGGAAGAAGTAAGTGACCTTATCCAGTTAATCAAAAAGATTTACCACGATTTACAGCTAACGATCATTATCATTGAGCATAAAATGGAAGTCATTATGAACCTGTGTCAAAAGATCTACGTACAAAATTTCGGGCAGACCATTGCTGTAGGAACGCCCGGGGAAATACAGACCAATAAAGAAGTATTGCAAGCCTACCTGGGAGAGGAGGCTTGACGGATGTTAGAAGTAAGGGATCTTTACGTTAGCTATGGTAAAGTAGCGGCCCTTAACGGGGTGACTCTTTCCGTGCCAGAAGGCTCGATTGTCAGCCTGATTGGCTCCAACGGGGCCGGCAAATCCACTTTCCTTAATGCCCTTAGCGGGCTGGTGCGTATTAAGTCAGGGGACATTAAGTTTAAGGGTGCTCCTTTATCGCGCCTGCCGCACGTTATTGTAGGCCAGGGACTGGTCCAGGTTCCTGAAGGACGAAAGATATTTTCTGGCTTAACTGTACGCGAAAATTTGCTGGCCGGGGCCTATCTCAACCGAAACCGTCGAGAAGTCCAGCAGGCCCTGGAAGAAGTTTTTGCGTTGTTCCCCATTCTCAAGGAGCGGCAGAAGCAGTACGGCGGTACTTTAAGCGGCGGCGAACAGCAGATGCTGGCCATTGCCAGGGGGTTGATGGCGCGCCCTAAACTGCTGGCCCTGGACGAGCCTTCCCTGGGACTGGCGCCTTTAATCGTGCGCGGCATCTTCGAGTTGATTAAGAAGATCCGGTCGCGGGGCGTTACCATCTTACTTGTGGAACAGAACGCTAACAAGGCCCTGGAGATTGCCGATTATGCCTATGTCCTGGAAAATGGGCGAGTAATCTGCCAGGGTAGCGGTCAGGAATTACTGCATGATGAGGCTGTCAAGCGAGCCTACCTGGGCATAAGGGGGCAGGAAGGATGCAGGTGACTTTTCCCTACCCCGGCTTTGAACCGTTAGAGGTACCGGCGGGGAATTTTCTTGGGGTTTTCGCCCCCCGGGAAACGGCTCCTGTGGATGAAGATGAGGTTATAGGCAATGGTTTTCAGCACTTCATTGATACGGGACCTCTGGTAGATATCTGCCGGCGGGCTAAAAAAGGAGCAACAGGTGGCCGGGTAAAGGTAACAGTAGTAATTGATGATAATACCCGGCCTACACCGGTCAAAAAGATCCTGCCCTATTTGTTCCGGCACCTGGCCAAAGCAGGTATTGGCTTAGAAGATATAACTTTGCTGGTAGGCCTGGGGACCCACCGCCGGCTGAGCCCGGCAGAGCTAATAGCTAAAGTTGGCCCGGATATTTATGGCCGGGTAAAAGTCGTCCAGCATGACTATCGTGATGAAGGGAACCTGGTCCACCTTGGCTGTACCGCCAAGGGCACGCCAGTGATCGTCAACCGCCTGGCTGTGGAAAGCGATCTGTTGCTGGCGTTGGGGAGTATCGTACCGCACCGGGTGGCCGGCTTTAGCGGCGGCGGCAAGATGATCCAGCCGGGTATCAGTTCCGCAGCTACCACCGGGCAGACTCACTGGCTGAGCGCCCGGGTCAAGGGAGAAAAAATCCTGGGCCAGGTGGAGAATGAGGTGCGCCAGGAAATCGACGCCGTGGCGCGCCTGGCGGGACTGGATCTGATTATTAACAGCGTCCTGTCGCCCGATGGCCGGGTGGCCGGCCTGGTAATAGGGGATTTAGTAGCCGCCCACCGCCAGGGGGCCATGCTTTCGCGCCGGATTTACGGCGTCAACATCCCGGAACAGGCTGATATCGTCATCACCGACTCTTATCCAGCCGATATTGAGATGTGGCAGGCGGCCAAGGGCATCTATTCCGGCAATCTGGCCTTAAAACCAGGAGGCATTATTATCCTCGTCACTCCCTGCCCCGAGGGAGTTGCCGTCCAGCACCCGCAGATTGAGCAGTTCGGTTATGGTAGCCTGGCGGAAGTAGAAGCACTGGTGGCCAGGGGAGAGATTGAGGATTTAACCGTGGCCGCTCACCTGGTCCACGTGGGCGAGGTTATAAAAGAAAAAGGGACAGGCATCCTGGTAAGCCAGGGTATTAATAAGGAGACAGCCGCCAGGATCGGCTTTATTCCGGCCGCTTCACCCCGGGTTGCCCTGGATATGGCCCTGGCCATGAAGGGTAAAGACGCTTCCATAATTGTCCTGCGCCATGGCGGGGATATCCTGCCCCTGGTAGGGGAGGAGTGAAGGCCGGTGGGGGAAAGTTTCTACTGCGGTCTGGATATCGGTACTTCGTCAACTAAAGCCATCCTTTTTGACCGGGACCTGCAGGTAGTTTACAGGATATCCCACGGCTATAGACTGCTTATTGAGGGTACCAGCAGGGCTGAACTTGACCCCGGGGAAGTGCTGGCAGCAGTAATGCAGTGCCTGAAGGAAGCCCTGGCCGCAGCCCGGTCCCGCGGTGGGGAAATAGCTTTTGTGGCCATCAGTTCAGCATTACACTCCCTTATTGCTGTAGATAGGGATTTTACCCCTCTTACCGGTTGCCTTACCTGGGCTGATACCAGGGCCCTGGAGTGTAGCGAGGAATTAAAGGAGCTATATGCCTCCCGGCATTTCTATTTCCAGACCGGGTGCCCGGCGCATGTGATTTATGCTCCGGCCAGGCTGCGATGGTGGCAGAGCTATGAACCGGATATTATAGAGCGAGCCGCCGGCTTCATCACAATCAAAGAGTATGTTCTTTACAGGTTGACGGGGCAATGGGTGGTTGACTATTCCCTGGCTAGCGGCAGCGGCCTGTTAAATCTATATACCCGGGCCTGGGAAAAAGGATTATTAGCTTTGCTGGGCCTGGAAGACAACAAACTGGGACGATTAGTGGACGGTACCACTACCCTCACCTTGACCAGAGAAGCGGCCGTTGTCCTGGGAGCGGATGTACCCCTCGTTGTAGGTAGCGGTGATGGCCCCCTGGCCAATCTTGGTGCCGGCGGTTTAATTAACAATAGCTGCGTGGCCACCATCGGTACCAGCGGGGCTATCCGGGTCTTCTCCCCGGAACCGCGTTTTGATGCCCGGCAGCGGACCTGGTGCTACATGCTGGACCGGGATACCTACCTGGTGGGAGGGGCAATTAATAATGGCGGCCTGGCGTTAAACTGGTTCAGGGATAATTTTGGCAGCACGGGTGAAGATTATGAGGCCATTAATGCCCTGGCGCGTGATGTACCCCCCGGCAGCCGGGGGCTTATCTTTCTACCCTTTTTAACTGGCGAAAGGTCCCCTAACTGGAATCCTTATGCCCGGGGCTTAATGGTTGGCCTGGATCTTGCCCATGGCCGGAAGGAGATGGCCCGGGCGGTACTGGAGGGGGTTATCTTCCGTATGTACTCCATCTTTCGCGCCCTGGAAGAATTAATGGGCACCTTCCCGGAGGTGCTGGTCAACGGTGGTTTTACTAATTCGGATCTCTGGTTGCAGATTATGGCCGACGTCTTTAACAGGCGCATAATTGCTTACCAGACCTACGACAGCTCGGCCCTAGGGGCTGTCATAATGGGTCTTAAAGCCTTGGGCCTTATTAAAGATTACCGCTCTCTGGATTACCAGCCCACCGTCAAGGATATTAAGAAGCCGGTAGCAACTAATGTCCGGCAGTATCAAAGGGTCTACCAGCTATATGAGGAAATCTATGCGGCCAATGCGCTCCTGTTTAAAAAATTGGCCGGGCTGCGGTGTCACTGATTGGAGGCAAGGCAATGGGTAGTAAAATCTTAATTACACCCCGGTCTTATCTGGAAATTCGTGCTGAAATGAAGGAACTCCTGGAGGGTTACCAGGTAGTTTTCAATGAACGCGGCCGACCCTTAAGCGAAAGAGAGATGGTGGAACTGGTCCCGGACGTAAATGGCATTCTGGTTGGAGTCGATCCGGTGACGGCAGCTGTGATGGAGGCGGCGCCAAAGTTAAAAGCTATATCCAAATATGGCGCCGGCATGGATAATATCGATCTGGCAGCAGCGGCCCGGCGGGGCATCAAAGTCCAAAATACTCCTGGTACCAACAGGGTGGCGGTGGCGGAGTTAACCATTGGCCTGATGTTTGATCTTTCTCGCCATATCTCCCATGCGGTAGCAGCCGTAAAAAGAGGCCGCTGGGAGAGAGTTATGGGGGTGGAACTGGCAGGTAAAACCCTGGGCCTGATTGGCTGCGGTAATATTGGCCGGGAGGTTGCCAGAAGGGCCCGGGGCCTGGAAATGAACGTCCTTGTATATGATCCTTACTTCAGCGATGACGGCTTTGCCAGCCGTTATCAGTTACAGGTGACTGACCTGGTTACCCTCCTTAGCCAGGCTGATTATGTATCCCTCCATCTCCCCTTAAGTGCTACTACGGCGGGAATTATTGGCAGGAATGAACTGGCGATGATGAAGAATACGGCCTGTCTCATTAATACTTCCCGCGGTGCTCTGGTTAAAGAAGACGACTTGCTCTGGGCCTTGAGGACAGGAGTCATTGCCGGGGCAGCCATGGATGTCTTCTGGCGGGAACCAGCCGGGGAACATGAATTGTTGCAACTGGATAATTTTATTCTAACTCCCCATATGGGTGCGCACACCAGGGAGGCCGTAATAAAGACAGCCAGGGCGGCCACGGAGAACCTGCTGGCCATGCTGGCTTGAGGGCCCAATACCATTTAAGTAAATTATTGTGATAGGAGGCTATACCAATGCAAGCTCTAGTTAAGTATGCCCGTGGTCCCCATAATATTGCCCTGCGCGAGGTACCGGAGCCGGAGTGCGGGCCGGGCCAGGTTAAGATTGCCATTAAGGCCGCCGGCATTTGCGGCACTGATATTCATGTTTACCATGATACTTTTGCCACCACTCCCCCTGTCATCCTTGGCCATGAGTTCTGCGGCCAGGTAGTTGAAGTGGGCCAGGAGGTAACCAGGTTTAAGGTGGGTGATAGGGTAACGGCGGAAAATGTATGCCGTTTTTGCGGCCGCTGCTTCCTGTGCCATACGGGCCATTACCCTTTATGTCCAGAGCGCAAGGCCCAGGGTCTGGACCTGGATGGCGCTTTTACCAGCTATCTCGTAGCCGATGAGGAATTTGTTTTTAAGATTCCTGACAATATTTCCTTTGAAGAAGGCGCCTTGAGTGAGCCCCTGGCCTGCTGCGCCCATGCCGTCCTGGACCAGACTAAATGCCGGGCCGGAGACGTAGTCCTGGTATCAGGGCCGGGAGCCATCGGCTTGCTTACCATGCAACTGGCCAAAGCCGAAGGGGCTACGATCATTATGGCCGGTACTGATCTTGATGCTGAAAGGCTGGCAATAGCCAGGGCCCTTGGGGCTGATGGGGTTGTTAATATCCAGCAGCAGGATATTAAACAGGTAGTACAGGAACTTACTGATGGCCGGGGGGTTGATGTAGTTTTAGAGTGTTCCGGGGCTGCACCTGCTGTTAATATGGGGCTGGAGCTGGTCAGGAAACGGGGCAAATATACCCAGGTAGGCCTTTTTGGCAAGCCGGTAACCATTGATTTGGAAAAAGTTTGCTATAAAGAAATAAAGCTAACAGGGTCCCTTTCCCATTCCCGTGATGCCTGGATCAGGGGGCTGAAGTTAGTAGAACAGGGCAAGATCCAACTTAAGCCTTTGATTACCCATATCCTGAGCATATCGGAATGGGAGGAGGGCTTCCGGTTATTTAGCGAGAAGAAAGGCCTCAAAATCATATTGAAGCCTGTTCAATGCTAGAAAATACTGCACTTCCTGGTCAGCAGCTGTAAACAAAAAAGCCGGGGCAAAGTGTTCTTCAGCCTTTTCTGGAAGCAGGTCAATAAATACGGCGCTACGGCGGCCATCGTGGGGGGTATTTTAGCCAACATCCTTATCTACTACCTCAAGCCGAACTATCTGGGTAGAAATACCCCTGTCTGGTCCTGGGATGATAGCCATTATTTTAATTGTGGCAGTCAGCCTGGCCACCGAACCTCCGCCGGAACCGATAGTAAAGCGTTTCTTTGCTGCCGAAGAGGAGCAGAGTAAAAAATAAACTAAGGCGTAAAGATACCACCTTCCAGGGTGGTGTCTTTATGTTTACAAGACAAAAAAGGAGGGTTATGATATACTTGTTTTAGTATTGCTTAATTCAAGGGGGATCTTCCAATTATATGCCCTTTAAACTGGCGATCATCGGCCCTGATGATTTGGTGAACCAGAGCTATCAACTTTCCCGGGATACGGCAGGTATTACCCCGGTAACATTGCCTTACAAGCATGAAGGGGAAACTTTATCCCTGGTAGAAAAACATGACTCCCAGGTGGATGGCTTCTTATTTACCGGCTTTTTACCCTATCATGAAACTAGAAAAGCAGGAATAACTTCCAAACCAATATTTTTTTACCCCATTAATGGGACCAGCCTTTATCGCGTGTTCTTTATAATGAAGTTCCACCAGGGGATAGATATTACCCGCATCAGTATTGATACGTTAAAAAGGGATGAGGTACGGGAAGTCTACCGGGAATTAGAATTGGATTATAGCAATTTATATGTTAATGAAAAGGACCTGACGGAGTTTTCCCAGGAGCAGTATTTCAATTTCCATAAATCTTTATTTCTGCAAGGGGTAACCGTTGGAGCGGTAACGGCAATTAATTCCGTTTATGAGAGACTAAAAAGTGAAGGCATTCCAGCCTTTAAAGTAATACCAACGTTGTATGCCATGAAAGAAACCCTCAAGTTCATCCAGGCAGCAGCCCAGGCCTATACGGCGGAAAGCAACCAGATAATCATTCAAATTATCGATATTGAGGATTATAATTTAAATGGACCGGAACTTGCCAGCCTGGAAAAGAGACAGCGTAAATTAAATTTATACCAGGAGCTGCTAAATTATGCCAGGAACTATCAGGCTTCAGTGTTACCAACTGAAGGCGATCAGTTTGTCATCTTAATTACCAAAGGCATCTTTCGCGAGTACACTAATTTTTATGAAGATATTCCCATAATCTATGAGATTGAAAAGAAGCTGGCCATGGGTATCAGCATGGGTATCGGCATGGGCCGGAGCGCCCTGGAGGCTGAGGAAAATGCCCGGGAAGCATTATTATTATCTAAACAGAAAAAGGGTCGTAATGCTTATATTATTAATCAGGACAAGCAAGTAATCGGGCCTATAGGGAACGGCGAAAAGCTAGATTTTAATTTAAAAAGCGACGATCAAAGGTTGGTTGGACTGGCGGAAAAAACAGGTCTCAGTATTGCCACCTTAACCCGCATCCAGAGCTTGATAAAAAAGCTTCAGAGGGATGCCGTTACAGCGACCGAGATTCAGGAAGGCCTGGGGATTACCCTCCGTACTGCCAACCGGGTACTGCAAAAATTATCTTCCTGTGATATAGCTATAAAAGTAGGCCTGGAACAGCCGGCCAGGGGAAGACCGCGGCAGGTGTACAGGATAAAATTAAACTAATTTAGAGCACGACAAAAGGGCCAGGGGTGTGTCGCTCCTGGCCCTTTTGACTGTGCGCCCGGCATGGGCGTTAACTTAGTGGTGAAAGTCCACTGCAGGCGAGGCAGCACCAGTCTGCTAGCCAAAGGCAAGGGTGTCCATCGCGAGGTGGGATCCGAAGGAAGCCGGAGGCAAAGCCACGGCCCGATGAACAAGAACCCCATACGAGGCTAGACCGTTCGGATAAGCTGGCGGAACACAGCGAAATCCCAGGCTGCCAAGGGACGGTAGAGTATATGGGGCGGGCGCGGGGCGAAGGTTAACGCTCTTACCCGGGGAGGCCTGCCGGATAAGCCAGGGAGAGCTGGTAAACCGTATCGGAAGGTACGGCTGAACCGGCAGGAGTCAGCAGAGGGCATAGTACCCTGGGGGTCATGAACTCCAGGGGAAGGCCCGAACATCAAGTCAGAGGTGAAACCGGTGCGTTCGCGAGAAGGACAGAGACAGCAGAAAACCCCGCAAGGGGCCTGCCCGCGGGAAGAAGTGGTGAAGCCACGGGGGAGCGCGGGAGGGCCGAGTTCTTCTCCGGCACAAAGCGGGACGTCACCTCGCGGAGGCCAAGGTAGCGGCCTGATGGAGCAGGTGGTGGCCAGGGAGAACATGCTGGCCGCGCTGAAACGGGTAGAGCGGAACGGAGGCGCGCCCGGTGTGGACGGCATCCCGACCGAACGGTTGCGGGACCAAATACGCGCCGAGTGGCCGCGCATCCGGGAAGAACTGCTCGCGGGAACCTACAGACCGAAGCCCGTGCGCCGGGTCGAAATCCCGAAACCCGGGGGAGGCAAACGGATGTTAGGGATACCCACCGTAATGGACCGCCTAATCCAGCAGGCCCTCCTGCAAGTATTGACGCCCATCTTCGAACCGC includes:
- a CDS encoding ABC transporter ATP-binding protein; the protein is MLQICNLNKNFGGVKAVQNFNMEVEKGSITGIIGPNGAGKTTILNLISGIYKADAGQIFFNNRDISNMRQHQIVRLGISRTFQNIRLFKGLNCLDNVKAARDYCTPYNLLEALLQLPRVARAERELERVARECLELVNLSHYAPEKPENLPYGLQRRLEIARALVNKPRLLLLDEPAAGLNPEEVSDLIQLIKKIYHDLQLTIIIIEHKMEVIMNLCQKIYVQNFGQTIAVGTPGEIQTNKEVLQAYLGEEA
- the larA gene encoding nickel-dependent lactate racemase → MQVTFPYPGFEPLEVPAGNFLGVFAPRETAPVDEDEVIGNGFQHFIDTGPLVDICRRAKKGATGGRVKVTVVIDDNTRPTPVKKILPYLFRHLAKAGIGLEDITLLVGLGTHRRLSPAELIAKVGPDIYGRVKVVQHDYRDEGNLVHLGCTAKGTPVIVNRLAVESDLLLALGSIVPHRVAGFSGGGKMIQPGISSAATTGQTHWLSARVKGEKILGQVENEVRQEIDAVARLAGLDLIINSVLSPDGRVAGLVIGDLVAAHRQGAMLSRRIYGVNIPEQADIVITDSYPADIEMWQAAKGIYSGNLALKPGGIIILVTPCPEGVAVQHPQIEQFGYGSLAEVEALVARGEIEDLTVAAHLVHVGEVIKEKGTGILVSQGINKETAARIGFIPAASPRVALDMALAMKGKDASIIVLRHGGDILPLVGEE
- a CDS encoding phosphoglycerate dehydrogenase, with amino-acid sequence MGSKILITPRSYLEIRAEMKELLEGYQVVFNERGRPLSEREMVELVPDVNGILVGVDPVTAAVMEAAPKLKAISKYGAGMDNIDLAAAARRGIKVQNTPGTNRVAVAELTIGLMFDLSRHISHAVAAVKRGRWERVMGVELAGKTLGLIGCGNIGREVARRARGLEMNVLVYDPYFSDDGFASRYQLQVTDLVTLLSQADYVSLHLPLSATTAGIIGRNELAMMKNTACLINTSRGALVKEDDLLWALRTGVIAGAAMDVFWREPAGEHELLQLDNFILTPHMGAHTREAVIKTARAATENLLAMLA
- a CDS encoding branched-chain amino acid ABC transporter permease is translated as MQQVINGISVGAVYALIAVGFALVYNILKFSNFSHGGVMTVSAYFGYFLASTFHLSLLVTLALTALFGGLCAVIIELVAFRRIRNSNGPLIYYFVSSITVGMLLENIITIFKGSTFYAYPGLASNTVVRMGSITIPVMNMLMLVISGMMLLVLMWVIMKTSFGIAVRAASFDVNTSKLMGMNTSQIISLVFFVSGFLGGISGVFLGISYTLYPQIGQMVVKGWIASVLGGLGSLEGAVLGAFILGMVEVYLVSTVGAGLSSVFIFILTLVFLMFRPQGIAGNVVRDKA
- a CDS encoding branched-chain amino acid ABC transporter permease translates to MTLFTSMLSFALITLLGVLGTFLLTGLTGLFSFGQASFMALGAYISGLAVIKFNVPFPLAIIIGVASGTLCALIIGIPTLRLNRDFFSLITFGFGEAVAGLLNYFVNVTGGAMGLSGIPPKTNLLMVALSTGAVIWMVNNFRRLKFGRQCLALKNDELAAAAVGIDVYRIKLQVFIISAIITSYAGALYGFLTSYVEPAMFGWTKSAEWVIMVFFGGVNSLTGAVVAGFLLNILPEVLRFASEWRIAAYCLIIVVLLNFRPTGLFDEYELSFRRKH
- a CDS encoding ABC transporter ATP-binding protein, translated to MLEVRDLYVSYGKVAALNGVTLSVPEGSIVSLIGSNGAGKSTFLNALSGLVRIKSGDIKFKGAPLSRLPHVIVGQGLVQVPEGRKIFSGLTVRENLLAGAYLNRNRREVQQALEEVFALFPILKERQKQYGGTLSGGEQQMLAIARGLMARPKLLALDEPSLGLAPLIVRGIFELIKKIRSRGVTILLVEQNANKALEIADYAYVLENGRVICQGSGQELLHDEAVKRAYLGIRGQEGCR
- a CDS encoding gluconokinase; this encodes MGESFYCGLDIGTSSTKAILFDRDLQVVYRISHGYRLLIEGTSRAELDPGEVLAAVMQCLKEALAAARSRGGEIAFVAISSALHSLIAVDRDFTPLTGCLTWADTRALECSEELKELYASRHFYFQTGCPAHVIYAPARLRWWQSYEPDIIERAAGFITIKEYVLYRLTGQWVVDYSLASGSGLLNLYTRAWEKGLLALLGLEDNKLGRLVDGTTTLTLTREAAVVLGADVPLVVGSGDGPLANLGAGGLINNSCVATIGTSGAIRVFSPEPRFDARQRTWCYMLDRDTYLVGGAINNGGLALNWFRDNFGSTGEDYEAINALARDVPPGSRGLIFLPFLTGERSPNWNPYARGLMVGLDLAHGRKEMARAVLEGVIFRMYSIFRALEELMGTFPEVLVNGGFTNSDLWLQIMADVFNRRIIAYQTYDSSALGAVIMGLKALGLIKDYRSLDYQPTVKDIKKPVATNVRQYQRVYQLYEEIYAANALLFKKLAGLRCH
- a CDS encoding zinc-dependent alcohol dehydrogenase — its product is MQALVKYARGPHNIALREVPEPECGPGQVKIAIKAAGICGTDIHVYHDTFATTPPVILGHEFCGQVVEVGQEVTRFKVGDRVTAENVCRFCGRCFLCHTGHYPLCPERKAQGLDLDGAFTSYLVADEEFVFKIPDNISFEEGALSEPLACCAHAVLDQTKCRAGDVVLVSGPGAIGLLTMQLAKAEGATIIMAGTDLDAERLAIARALGADGVVNIQQQDIKQVVQELTDGRGVDVVLECSGAAPAVNMGLELVRKRGKYTQVGLFGKPVTIDLEKVCYKEIKLTGSLSHSRDAWIRGLKLVEQGKIQLKPLITHILSISEWEEGFRLFSEKKGLKIILKPVQC